The following are encoded in a window of Solidesulfovibrio magneticus RS-1 genomic DNA:
- a CDS encoding 16S rRNA (guanine(527)-N(7))-methyltransferase RsmG: protein MEQGQSGLDTAGVAQAAASLGRGLMPEQAEKLAGYLTLLTRWRGRVNLVGPSDWREILETLIADSWHVADFLSGPGAAFLPPAGESVVSLDFGAGAGLPGVPLRAFWNRGDYHLLEARQKRAVFLGECAARLGFAGLFAAEGRVEATVPPIVAAHPGAFILCLSRAFAPWPQFLAICRELVPRPMAVLTMTGTPPQGDEIPPGFALSAAGDYRIGDKTRYISLFSPWAEAR from the coding sequence GTGGAGCAAGGACAATCGGGGCTGGACACCGCCGGCGTGGCCCAGGCGGCGGCGAGCCTGGGGCGCGGGCTGATGCCTGAACAAGCCGAAAAACTGGCCGGCTATCTGACGCTTTTGACCCGCTGGCGCGGCCGGGTCAATCTGGTCGGACCATCGGACTGGCGCGAGATACTGGAAACGCTCATCGCCGATTCCTGGCATGTGGCTGATTTCCTGTCCGGCCCGGGCGCGGCGTTTTTGCCGCCGGCCGGCGAGTCTGTCGTGTCCCTGGATTTCGGGGCCGGGGCCGGGCTGCCCGGCGTGCCGCTGCGGGCCTTTTGGAACCGGGGCGACTACCATCTGCTCGAAGCCCGGCAAAAACGGGCGGTCTTTCTTGGCGAATGCGCCGCGCGCCTGGGTTTTGCCGGCCTTTTTGCCGCCGAGGGTCGGGTGGAGGCCACGGTACCGCCCATTGTGGCGGCCCATCCCGGCGCGTTCATCCTGTGCCTGAGCCGCGCCTTCGCGCCTTGGCCGCAGTTTTTGGCCATCTGCCGGGAACTCGTGCCTCGGCCCATGGCCGTGCTGACCATGACGGGCACGCCGCCGCAAGGCGACGAAATCCCGCCGGGCTTTGCCCTGAGCGCGGCCGGCGACTACCGGATTGGCGACAAGACGCGTTACATTTCGCTGTTCTCGCCCTGGGCCGAGGCCAGATAG
- a CDS encoding ACP S-malonyltransferase, whose translation MSATENRLAVLFPGQGSQEKGMGRELAEASAEAAQLWLMAEKASGLPLREIYWEGDEAAMADTRSLQPAMTAVTLGLWFHLKSKLTPLVGFVGHSLGEYAALAASGMVEIPAVFELTSLRGRLMAEAAGGDGRMAAVLKLSLDDIEDVVRQAGESTGKILLVANYNSPGQYVISGEAAAVEAAAALVKDKKGRAVPLAVSGAFHSPLMAEPAAELEKALRRAGLRAPSVAPVFHNVTGRPEPDAAKALDLMCRQMTSQVRWIDTLAALWQAGARTFVELGPKGVLTKLLSANLKECGEPYTGVSVAKPADAAALEA comes from the coding sequence GTGAGCGCAACCGAAAACCGCCTGGCCGTGCTGTTCCCCGGCCAGGGTTCCCAGGAAAAAGGCATGGGCCGCGAACTGGCCGAGGCTTCGGCCGAGGCGGCGCAGCTGTGGTTGATGGCGGAAAAGGCCTCGGGCCTCCCCCTGCGTGAAATCTACTGGGAGGGCGACGAAGCGGCCATGGCCGATACCCGCTCTCTCCAGCCCGCCATGACCGCCGTGACCCTGGGCCTGTGGTTTCATCTCAAGTCGAAACTGACCCCGCTGGTCGGGTTTGTCGGGCACAGCCTTGGCGAATACGCCGCCCTGGCCGCCTCGGGCATGGTCGAGATTCCGGCCGTGTTCGAACTGACCAGCCTTCGCGGCCGGCTCATGGCCGAAGCCGCAGGCGGCGACGGCCGGATGGCCGCCGTGCTCAAGCTCTCTCTTGACGACATCGAGGACGTGGTGCGCCAGGCGGGCGAGTCGACCGGCAAGATCCTTTTGGTCGCCAACTACAACTCCCCGGGGCAGTACGTCATTTCCGGCGAAGCCGCGGCTGTGGAGGCCGCCGCCGCCCTGGTCAAGGACAAGAAGGGCCGGGCTGTGCCCCTGGCCGTCAGCGGCGCGTTTCACAGCCCGCTCATGGCCGAGCCGGCCGCCGAACTGGAAAAGGCCCTGCGCCGGGCCGGGCTGCGCGCCCCGTCGGTCGCTCCGGTCTTCCACAACGTCACCGGCCGCCCCGAGCCCGACGCAGCCAAGGCGCTTGACCTCATGTGCCGCCAGATGACCTCGCAGGTGCGCTGGATCGACACTCTGGCCGCCCTGTGGCAGGCCGGCGCGCGCACCTTTGTGGAGCTTGGCCCCAAGGGCGTGCTGACCAAGCTCCTTTCCGCCAACCTCAAGGAATGCGGCGAACCTTATACGGGCGTTTCCGTGGCCAAACCTGCCGACGCCGCCGCTTTGGAGGCCTGA